Proteins from a genomic interval of Fusarium oxysporum Fo47 chromosome I, complete sequence:
- a CDS encoding coatomer subunit zeta encodes MAPGMSLFSVQAILILSTEDGSRIFAKYFQPPHSAPNAPTSTSANPYSDAKSQKAFEKGLIDKTAKQNGDIILYDNRIVLYKMESDVMMYVVGSVDENEILLYNTILALRDSLHILFKQSVDKRTIVENYDLVSLAIDEIVDDGIILETDPTIITQRVSRAPTQDMPVGRIDLSEQGVNNLAQLGKSKLADWLRQGL; translated from the exons ATGGCCCCTGGGATGTCGCTTTTCTCGGTTCAGGCCATCCTGATCCTCAGCACTGAAGATGGCTCTCGGATATTCGCAAAGTACTTCCAGCCACCTCATTCAGCACCTAATG CTCCCACAAGCACGTCAGCCAACCCCTACTCCGATGCGAAATCGCAAAAGGCTTTTGAGAAGGGTCTTATCGACAAGACTGCCAAGCAGAACGGCGATATCATTCTTTACGATAACCGAATTGTGCTGTACAAGATGGAGTCAGATGTCATGATGTATGTTGTTGGCAGTGTCGACGAGAACGAGATTCTGCTCTACAACACCATTCTCGCTCTGCGGGACTCTCTCCACATCCTCTTCAA GCAATCCGTTGACAAGAGGACAATTGTCGAGAACTACGACCTTGTTTCGCTAGctattgatgagattgtcgacGATGGCATCATTCTTGAGACTGATCCCACTATCATTACCCAGCGCGTTAGTCGAGCACCCACTCAAGACATGCCCGTTGGCCGCATCGACCTTAGCGAACAGGGTGTCAACAACTTGGCGCAGCTAGGAAAGTCGAAACTGGCGGACTGGCTCCGTCAGGGTCTGTAG